A stretch of Apostichopus japonicus isolate 1M-3 chromosome 9, ASM3797524v1, whole genome shotgun sequence DNA encodes these proteins:
- the LOC139974393 gene encoding jouberin-like isoform X1 — MDDSEVDEKALKTTKRKKRRSKPAATDEETRPLSPSEPPEVQNTSLDSILRAALEDTQKNSKTKKGTKKKRKKNEDADLDDNTVLESLRQSAELVKNADDSVLLANTYNEQDSPRFSKNETNARRRKLPPKKGNENMGYVDDDEEENRPQEVDDEDETRPTSKGKKVKKKKKPSMNREDAVDESKGPLSLSELEQTPQKQKRKKKKVNKSEEDGETKEENEVDGGGGEEERPEEAIRKKKKKRKKASTDESLGPSPPVDDGRIFCVTIHRSDRLKTDLYVRHPLVRVHIVDMSTGAAVKKSSKERPVTSFFENHNENVDFIMPVLTQPFDFKQRKSLIPKWEEQLVFNESFLHLVSTSENAPKIILFFEILDFVSMNVINLNPKMLREDGAWHRIAWGFLKLIGSNGEPNAEKKVRLQLFHPPFAFKAKPNQVDVYQWWLNCPRQAYPSTLYVTVKPMQPPENVEPSSRSLYAIQKEQGLMTYKELKSTIELGLKSATPVHQVIPTTWSRLRGQMCRVPNKPTLSIAGDRKGCYVLRFSPNGRALACGCKDKDGYPIVLYEIPSGRFKSQFPGHFGIIYDLVWSSDGDRLLSASSDGTARIWNLDTPESSAEKVFPHPAFVYCARFHPKADTFLATGGYDHLIRVWSTESTSQTGELYQELGGHKGFVNALVFAKDGLSMYSGDSTGTIVVWNCIVNRDLEEWSLSRVVQQEELENVPINSLQIHPSGRRLLVHGRDNNIRMMDLRLFNIMQRYVGALNFREHLRSTLSACGSFVFCGSEDGQAYVWNTDTGDQVASYTTLGYQFPVCDITYHPYDHMVAFCSRGESHPVQIFIYDSKYPQLNYLSRGLLAEAADQTAQINEDASRSLASVMETRKLINQEVAQQKTERLERVKAKLASVMAMKKLNQSLTHEYSPQRTTRLSTFASTQSNYDTWGSTFDNTQFSSNTKAGTPGSSRFRSGHYQSGYSRSGTPTIGLKTGSGGKAIFTFNPDLSVASTNPEEYPKVRALYDYTAQRSDELNIIEGDVIKVLHEDNDNWWMGELENGDQGYFPANYVEDISGTRQTGIQPNISVGFDENDNGLAASAKSQGSRDRKKNSRGTSSSHFSAVTTKDGNLKILSGPEDSEIESTTKSQTAKKSKRKKQAHSSGLPSGSKKDTNLRKSLLETNFQKGSQSLEFSGRDEEPRSSSTDAEMQLDRRRKKKKNHAEREV; from the exons ATGGACGATTCAG AGGTAGATGAAAAGGctttaaaaacaacaaaaaggaaaaaaagaagatcaAAGCCTGCTGCAACAGATGAAGAGACTCGTCCTCTGA GCCCATCTGAACCACCAGAAGTACAGAATACATCTCTCGATTCGATATTGAGAGCAGCTCTAGAGGACACACAGAA GAACTCAAAAACCAAAAAAGGtacaaaaaagaagagaaagaagaatgaaGATGCAGACCTTGATGACAACACTGTG TTGGAATCTCTGAGACAAAGTGCAGAGTTAGTGAAGAATGCAGACGATTCTGTGTTGTTAGCCAACACGTATAACGAACAAGACAGTCCAAGATTCAGCAAGAATGAAACCAATGCCCGCAGGCGGAAGCTCCCCCCAAAGAAGGGGAACGAGAACATGGGGTACGTGGACGACGACGAAGAGGAAAACAGGCCACAGGAAGTAGATGATGAGGACGAGACGAGACCAACCTCAAAGGGGAAGAAggtgaagaaaaagaagaaaccgAGTATGAACCGTGAGGACGCGGTTGATGA AAGCAAAGGACCACTGTCCCTGTCTGAGCTGGAACAAACCCCGCAGAAGcaaaagaggaagaagaagaaagtgaACAAAAGTGAAGAAGATGGAGAAACCAAGGAGGAGAATGAGGTggatggaggaggaggagaagaggaACGACCAGAAGAAGCaatcagaaagaagaaaaagaagaggaaaaagG CCTCTACTGATGAATCACTGGGACCCTCACCTCCAGTGGATGATGGCAGGATATTCTGTGTGACAATTCATCGGAGTGACCGACTCAAAACAGACCTCTATGTACGTCACCCTCTGGTGAGGGTGCACATTGTTGATATGAGCACCGGTGCAGCCGTCAAGAAGTCCTCAAA AGAAAGGCCTGTGACATCTTTCTTTGAAAACCATAACGAAAATGTTGATTTTATCATGCCGGTGTTGACTCAACCATTTGATTTCAAGCAACGGAA GTCTCTAATTCCTAAATGGGAAGAGCAGCTCGTATTTAATGAAAGCTTTCTCCATCTGGTCTCAACCAGTGAAAATGCTCCaaaaattatattattctttGAG ATCTTAGATTTTGTTAGTATGAACGTGATTAATTTGAATCCCAAGATGCTCAGGGAAGACGGAGCATGGCATCGAATTGCCTGGGGCTTCTTAAAG CTTATAGGATCTAATGGTGAACCTAACGCAGAAAAGAAGGTTCGACTGCAGCTATTCCATCCGCCGTTTGCATTTAAAGCAAAGCCTAACCAAGTAGAT GTTTACCAGTGGTGGCTGAACTGTCCTAGACAGGCTTACCCATCCACTCTCTACGTGACCGTTAAACCGATGCAACCGCCCGAGAATGTTGAGCCGAGCAGTAGATCTCTGTATGCAATACAAAAG GAGCAGGGTTTAATGACTTACAAAGAGTTGAAGAGCACTATAGAACTAGGTCTAAAATCTGCTACACCTGT ACACCAGGTGATACCTACGACCTGGTCGAGATTACGGGGTCAGATGTGCAGAGTACCAAACAAACCAACTCTATCCATTGCTGGGGACAGAAAAGGCTGCTATGTACTGAGATTCTCACCGAATGGAAG AGCTTTAGCTTGTGGCTGTAAAGACAAAGATGGATACCCTATTGTACTTTATGAG aTTCCGTCAGGAAGATTTAAGAGTCAATTTCCCGGTCATTTTGGTATCATCTATGACCTAGTTTGGTCATCAGATGGAGATCGTTTGCTCTCTGCATCCTCTGATGGCACTGCAAG AATCTGGAATCTTGACACACCAGAGAGTTCTGCGGAGAAGGTGTTTCCTCATCCAGCGTTTGTATATTGTGCTAGATTTCATCCTAAAGCGGACACGTTTCTGGCCACTGGAGGATACGACCATCTGATCAGGGTCTGGAGTACAGAGAGCACCTCCCAGACAGGAGAG TTGTACCAAGAATTAGGGGGCCACAAAGGGTTTGTAAATGCCTTGGTGTTTGCCAAAGACGGTCTCTCCATGTACTCTGGGGACAGCACGGGTACAATTGTGGTCTGGAATTGTATTGTGAACAGAGATCTTG AGGAATGGTCCCTCTCCAGAGTAGTGCAACAAGAGGAGCTGGAGAATGTTCCCATCAACTCTCTCCAGATACACCCGAGTGGACGTCGACTCCTGGTCCATGGAAGGGATAATAACATACGGATGATGGATCTTAGACT ATTCAACATCATGCAAAGATACGTTGGTGCTTTAAACTTTCGTGAACACCTCAGAAGTACCCTGAGTGCTTGCGGGTCGTTTGTGTTCTGCGGCAGCGAGGATGGACAGGCATACGTCTGGAATACGGACACAG GTGATCAGGTGGCCTCATATACTACCTTGGGGTACCAGTTTCCCGTATGTGACATCACCTACCATCCTTATGATCACATGGTTGCATTTTGTTCGAGAGGGGAGAGCCACCCTGTCCAAATATTCATCTATGACTCAAAGT ATCCCCAGCTGAATTACCTGAGCAGAGGCCTGTTAGCAGAGGCGGCTGATCAAACCGCCCAGATAAATGAGGATGCATCTCGGAGTCTCGCCTCTGTCATGGAAACAAGAAAACTCATCAATCAAGAAGTGGCTCAACAAAAAACAGAGAGATTAGAAAGGGTGAAAGCCAAATTGGCAAGTGTGATG GCTATGAAAAAGTTGAACCAG TCTCTCACTCATGAGTACTCACCTCAGAGAACCACCCGTCTCAGTACCTTCGCCTCCACCCAGTCGAATTACGACACGTGGGGATCGACCTTCGACAACACACAATTCAGCAGCAACACGAAG GCCGGAACTCCAGGCAGTAGCCGTTTCAGAAGTGGTCATTATCAGTCAG GTTACTCACGATCTGGGACACCGACAATTGGCCTGAAAACG GGTTCAGGAGGTAAAGCAATATTCACCTTTAACCCTGATCTATCGGTTGCATCAACGAACCCTGAAGAATACCCTAAAGTGAGGGCGCTGTATGATTACACAGCTCAACGATCCGATGAGTTAAACATCATTGAGGGCGATGTGATCAAGGTACTCCACGAGGACAACGATAATTGGTGGATGGGGGAATTGGAGAACGGTGATCAAGGGTACTTTCCTGCTAATTACGTAGAAGATATATCTGGAACCAGACAGACAG GTATACAGCCAAACATTTCTGTAGGATTTGATGAGAATGATAATGGCCTAGCTGCTTCAGCTAAGAGTCAGGGTAGTAGAGACAGGAAAAAGAACTCAAGAGGAACCAGTTCATCTCAT TTTTCTGCTGTCACAACCAAAgatggaaatttaaaaattttgtcTGGTCCAGAGGACAGTGAGATTGAATCCACAACAAAGTCTCAGAC AGCAAAGAAATCAAAACGAAAGAAGCAGGCTCATTCATCTGGGCTTCCATCCGGGAGTAAGAAAGATACCAACTTGCGTAAGTCTCTCCTAGAAACCAATTTTCAGAAGGGAAGTCAAAGTTTAGAGTTCTCTGGGAGAGATGAAGAACCCAGAAGTTCATCTACAGATGCAGAGATGCAGTTAGATCGgaggagaaagaagaaaaagaaccaTGCTGAGAGGGAAGTTTGA